Below is a window of Sporosarcina ureae DNA.
TCTAGCGTCGGCCATAATTGTGTAGCAATGACGGAATCGTACTCAATTGCATAACCTGCACGCATCATTTCAGCCTTTTCAAGTCCTGGTACACTTGCAATCAAGCGGTGTTGTATATGCTCGGGAAGACTTGTTGACAATCCTTGTACATATACTTCCCTTGTATTACGACCTTCAGGCTCGAGGAAAATCTGATGACGTGACTTGTCCGCAAAACGCACAATCTTATCTTCAATGGATGGACAATAGCTTGGTCCTTTTCCTTTAATTACGCCCGAATACATCGGGGATAAGTGAAGATTATCATTGATAATTTCATGCGTTTCAGGAGTCGTATACGTCAACCAACATGGCAATTGATCCATGATGTATTCCGATGTTTCATAGCTGAATGAACGCGGTACATCGTCTCCTGGCTGAATTTCTGTCTTGCTGTAATCAATTGTATTGCTGTTGATACGTGGTGGTGTACCCGTTTTAAATCGAACCGTCTGCAAACCAAGCTCCTGTAAATGTTCAGCCAGTTTGATTGACGGCATTTGGTTATTCGGCCCACTGGAGTATTTGAGATCTCCGATGATGACTTCCCCGCGTAAAAATGTACCCGTTGTAATAATAACGGTCTTCGCACGGAATATTGCGCCAATCTGTGTCACAACGCCTTTTATTTCATCATCTTCTACGATTAATCGCTCGACGACCGCTTGGCGAAGTGTCATATTCGGTTCCTCTTCCAGAATGCGCTTCATTTCTTGCTGATACAATACTTTGTCTGCTTGTGCACGTAAAGCACGCACTGCTGGACCTTTCCCTGTGTTCAATAAACGCATTTGAATATGCGTCTTATCTATGACTTTTGCCATCACACCGCCAAGAGCGTCTATTTCACGCACTACAATCCCTTTTGCAGGCCCTCCCAAAGAGGGATTACATGGCATGAAAGCAATCATGTCTAAATTCATTGTTAAAACTAATGTCGATGCGCCCATCTTGGCTGATGCGTAGGCTGCTTCTGCGCCTGCGTGTCCAGCACCAATGACGATACAATCGAACGTGCCTGCTTCAAATTGTGGCATGTTCGTTCATCCTTCCCATTTATAAAATCATTATTTTCCGAGGCAGAACTTTGAGAACAACTCTTTAATTAAACTATCTTGAACGGTATCTCCGATGATTTCACCGAGAATTTCCCACGTGCGTGTAACGTCTATTTGAATCATATCAATAGGAACTCCTGCTTGTGCTGCTTGTACTGCATCGTCAATCGTATTACGCGCCTGCTTTAGTAACGAAATGTGGCGGGCATTGGATACATACGTTAAGTCATTAGATTCCAATGAACCTTCAAAGAACAGTGCAGCAATCGCTTCTTCCAACTCATCAATACCTTGCTCTTGCAGAATGGAAGTAGTAATCACGCGGTCTCTTCCTGCCAATTCATAGACTCGATCCAGATCAATTTTTGCTGGCAAGTCTGTTTTATTGACGATTACGAGCATGTCCATACCGGCAACAGCTTCAAATAATCGCTCATCTTCATCTGTTAACACTTCAGAACTATTCACCATCAATAAAATGAGATCCGCCTCTTTCAGTACCTTCCTGGAACGTTCCACACCAATCCGCTCGACAATATCCTCTGTCTCTCGGATTCCTGCAGTATCGACAAGACGCAAAGGAACTCCACGAACATTGACATACTCTTCTATAATATCACGGGTAGTGCCCGCAACATCCGTAACAATCGCTTTGTTTTCCTGCACTAAGCTGTTAAGTAACGATGATTTTCCAACGTTTGGACGTCCTACAATTACAGTAGAT
It encodes the following:
- the mnmG gene encoding tRNA uridine-5-carboxymethylaminomethyl(34) synthesis enzyme MnmG; translated protein: MPQFEAGTFDCIVIGAGHAGAEAAYASAKMGASTLVLTMNLDMIAFMPCNPSLGGPAKGIVVREIDALGGVMAKVIDKTHIQMRLLNTGKGPAVRALRAQADKVLYQQEMKRILEEEPNMTLRQAVVERLIVEDDEIKGVVTQIGAIFRAKTVIITTGTFLRGEVIIGDLKYSSGPNNQMPSIKLAEHLQELGLQTVRFKTGTPPRINSNTIDYSKTEIQPGDDVPRSFSYETSEYIMDQLPCWLTYTTPETHEIINDNLHLSPMYSGVIKGKGPSYCPSIEDKIVRFADKSRHQIFLEPEGRNTREVYVQGLSTSLPEHIQHRLIASVPGLEKAEMMRAGYAIEYDSVIATQLWPTLETKKIKNLYTAGQINGTSGYEEAAAQGLMAGINAACNVLGKEEVVLGRSDAYIGVLIDDLVTKGTSEPYRLLTSRAEYRLLLRHDNADMRLTEIGYQNGMISEERHTKFLAKKAQIDAEIEHLRKISIKPTDEVQAIIAEAGGAALREPMKAADLLKRPEMKYSELCKVVPPLEEISDEVAEQVEIFIKYEGYIEKSMQQVARMKKMENKRIPENIDYDAISGIAKEAKANLKEVQPLSIAQASRISGVNPADISILLVYIEQGKIAKVSG
- the mnmE gene encoding tRNA uridine-5-carboxymethylaminomethyl(34) synthesis GTPase MnmE codes for the protein MHFDTIAAISTPMGEGAIAIVRLSGDDAWKIADRIFQSPAAKPLCEQPSHTIHYGHLHDPATEELVEEVMVSIMKAPKTFTREDIVEINCHGGITSVNRVLQLVLTEGARLAEPGEFTKRAFLNGRIDLSQAEAVMDLIRAKTDKAMNVALNQMEGKLSHLIGELRQALLETLAQVEVNIDYPEYDDVEEVTIPLMIEKGTWVMNEIDELLRTSSQGKILREGLSTVIVGRPNVGKSSLLNSLVQENKAIVTDVAGTTRDIIEEYVNVRGVPLRLVDTAGIRETEDIVERIGVERSRKVLKEADLILLMVNSSEVLTDEDERLFEAVAGMDMLVIVNKTDLPAKIDLDRVYELAGRDRVITTSILQEQGIDELEEAIAALFFEGSLESNDLTYVSNARHISLLKQARNTIDDAVQAAQAGVPIDMIQIDVTRTWEILGEIIGDTVQDSLIKELFSKFCLGK